TATGAGGGAATAGCGCGCCCATATATAAATTCAGAATCTCAGATGGTATATATTAGTTGACATACCACCCATTGCTTTTTTGTGCACAATTCTTCTTCCACAATGCCTAATGTTGTTATATGCACTCTTTCCCATTTGTTTCCCTAAAGAATCCTCTAAATCTTTTCAACCTCTGAAGCCCATCCTTTCCATAAAATGACTTCCCAGCACAGGAAAGTAACATGACTTTTACATCAACAGTGCCTCTGATCAGATCCTGGCTTATATTCTTGTTCACCTAATTTCTCAAAACCCTTACTGAGCTCTAGAAGCAAATAGAGTAAAGATGCTGTGAATCCTTGTTTTTCATGTTTACTTTTGTTGcttaatgttttttcttttctgaaatctTGTTTACTTGCATTCACCTTCAAGATCTTTGTATGTTTTTCAACTTTTGGAGCTGAACAACACGTTTGCGTTTCCAGATGGTAATGGATTCAAGACTAGTACCATGCGATTAGGTGCCGATGTTATCGTTTTCAGTCGTGCAACTAGTGCAaggtattttttgttatttttactaCTGTGTTGGTTCCTGCCTCAAGTTTTATTTCCACTGAATTTGTTCATGGGGTTGTACGCAGAGAATTGTATTTAATTGcatttgattatatattttttcctgcaGGAAGGTTCAGTCAAATGTTCATTCTTTGCTCAAAACTCTTTTTTATCTTGATTTGACATTTTATGTCTGTTTGCCTACTTGTGTGCATGTGTGTGCAAGTGTATATATGTCCATTAAGAGGATATCTGTATTATCAATCCAACCAACCATATATAGAAAGAACGAGGCTGTATGAGTTAAgaatgtgtttttgtttttgttttttctttttttgttatagtTACAAAGCTGGGATGTGGAAGCATTTTGGCATAGGGTTTTGTTTGTAGTTTGAATTTTTAGAGTTCATGTGCGTCCTTAATAGCACTTCACTCAGTGACTCTTACTCGAGTATCCGTGTGGGACATTATATTTATGCTATGTGAGATGCAATTGATGTTCTGGTTTTATGAGTGTGAAAGTAATCTTAAGTTAAATCTCTTTACCTTAAGGTTGTCTGTGTATGGATTTATGCTCTCTTAAATGCGTGCTACCTTgctcgtttttttttaataaataaaaacttacaggGAAAAAATATGTGCTGCCTTGCTGTCAATATGATCACATTAGATGCAGTATTATTTGTGATTCGGCCTTTTTTTGGTCATTGAGAAAATTCTTTGCTGCTTGCcagaattaaaattttactttgctgtattttgtaacatttttcttttgaacaaTGTTTTTTAGCCGATCAACACAGAGTGTTGGTTTATTATCCTATACCTTTTTGCGGAAAACCGGGCAGGATGATGTAATTGTTCCAATGGTGATTCTTTCTGTCCTTAATGTTTAGATTTTTAAGCCTTAGCAGTTAACTCCTGTTTCTAGACATTATATCTTTGGGTTTCCATTGCAGATAGATTTTGACATCTCTGACCATTGGGCAGAACCAATTATTTATAGCTCACAGGATGATTGGTCTGCTGATTTGAAAATCATCCTTGAGTGGTCTCCCTTTCCATCAAAGGAGGAGCTCATGCTTCAGGTTCATTTTACCACATTCAATTTGGTTAAAAGTTTAGAGTATATCAATAGGTTCCATTGGAACTATTCTCAGAGGAATTCCATTTTTGGGGATCATGCATGACTTTTATATCACACCCATAATTAGTTTTCATCAAATCAATTTCTACTAGAAAATGGGTACCGTCTGCTTTGGCTGTGGACATGGAAGTAGTTGTTTCGGATGCTTCAATGGAATTGCATGTTGGAGATGTGTTCTCATGCACCATAGGCTTTGGCTTATAAACTTCAAGTTTCATAAAAGATACTAAATTTGTGTTAACATATTGATCACCCATGAAGTTTGATGTCCCTTGAGttaaccttttttcttcttcttttccatgtgtaatttcaaataaaatatttgccCATTTCCCTATTTTGAAATTCCTTTAGGGGCTTGTTTTATTCTAAAATTTGTAACTTTCAGGGAGTTGGAATCACCATGGTCACTACATTGCTGGCACCACAACTTTTTTCTTAGCACATTGATGTTATCACCTCCCACACCACTACCTCGAAACACAAGCACTATTACCATCATTATGCCTGCTGATGCTGTCAGTGATGTTGGAATAGAAATTTTAAGAGCCGTCAAATGTCACATATTTCTACTTATTACCTGTGTGCTATGTGCTTTCTTCCGTTACTCATTTGTTTCCCAATTTTTCAGTTCGAGGATATTGGACTGCAtggaacaaaaatattaatatacaaTTTGTGGCTGAATGATGAAGGCATATATGAGTTGAGTTTTGATGACGACGACGAGGTATGCTGCATTTATAGCTGTTTTATAAGATTTTTCTTATGGATCTGTATTAACTATAAGCCTTGAAATGTATAGCATAAATGATTTAGTAAACCTATTTTAtctttattaaaattaaatctagatACAACTCTTCCAGGGTATTATTTTTTACACATCATGAGAATTTGTTGCTGAAGGATATttttattaacatattaaaaatttgtttccTGAATGAAAAAGACTaggcaattatttttttgcattgAAGTACATTTCACCCCCTCCTTGTTTGACCAAAGTTTCAATTGGtttccttcaattttatttggaACAGTCAAGACCTTATAACTTGTGATTGTCCAGCTGTAGTCATCCTTTACCTTCCATTTTATGATTTGGATGAAATTTGTGTTCATGATTGTTCTGCAACCTTGATTTGAGcgttttattttgaaattttttcctaTCTATCATGCCAAACTTACAAATGTATGCTATTCCAATGGAAGTTATTAATCATTGGGCAAATATATCAATGAAAGTCGATGCAAATATATTTGGCATGATATTTAGTTCTTACCAATGTGTGAATCAAGTTTCAACTAAAGCCGATgcaatatattttttgaatttgatctTAATCTTGTGcaaaattgtaaaaattaaatataaatatatgttgGGCTTTGATGATTATATGTACAAATTGTGTCCACTTAAAATGATGGATATTTAGCTGTCCCACAGGACTATAGTTAGCTGTCAAGTCCTTTTTGGTAATTGATACCCTTTGCATTAGGTTTCAACTCATATGTTACCACCACTGGACCACACTGAAGATATAGGGGTTGATTATTTCAAATGAACTATGGAGCCAAATTAAGACTTGGGATGAATTAGTATGTTTGTTAAGTCATTGGCTTTGCCATGACTTTagtattgtttctcttttcaagtatctataaaaataaataaataaaatttaaaaaaaaaaaaaaaaaaaaaaaaaaaaaaaaaaagaaaagaagaaaaaagaaaaagaagaagaagaagacttggGATGAATTAGGAATCCGGCAAAGTGTGTGATAGTCAAGAATGCAATTTTCCATAGCATGTATATCGGTTTGTTATAATATTCCTTCGACGAGAACTAGAGTATTAATTCAATACTTCTGGTAGAATAGTTGTAAGAAAAAACTTCCttaaaatttctcttaaaaatcAAAGGACTGTAAATTTCAGTTGATGTAGTCTATTAATTTGGTTGGATGATGGCATTTGCATCTTGCTTGTACCTATGCAAAAGTACAAAAGCTTCTTGCAGCTTGTAGTTATGGCCAAGGAATTGTGATTCTACCATGGATCCGTCAGTGTTTTTCAGGATTGGGTCAGAAAACATATTATACCAACtacgaaaaataagaaaaacgaAGTTTAAGATTTTTCACCATAGCTGCCAATAAatgaatttatgttttccgTCTCTGAGCAtcttttgtgttatttattttacatattgTCCAAGGTTAATTGTTAATGCAATACCCATAATGTAGTCAATTATGCCCCATGCAAAAGTACCTTTTTACATGCTTGCTGTTCTGATCCTAGTTTGATATATGATTCAAATTTGTGATTTTACAAGCATGGGAAATCCTAGAAGACTGAAATTGTAGGAAAATTTGGCTCATTTGTCAAATTCTGGGTTTTAAAATCAAGAAATCCAGTAATCCAGAATGCAATTTTTCCGCCATGGTTTTGGACTAGGGGTGTTCATGCATGGATGTATGTTATTTATGTATACTGGgtattttgttattgttgattTGTTGTGCTTAATGATGTTGCACGTTctcattttaatatattaaataaatttaattttaaaaaatgattctCCTTTGATCCTTGATGTAGGATATAAGGTTGCGAGATGAAGCCAACCATGGGAGTTTGACAAAATTAAGCAAGAAAGTGGTTGAGCTACAATCCCATATATCTTACCGCATCCGTTATTCCTTAAGGGTAACCTTTTATTTgtacattttgtgtttggtcTCATTTTTCCAATATCACTTATCATACTTTTTTCATGGTTGTAGActtgtagtttttttatttggtttctattattttctgtcactttttattttttattcatacaaaatattctaacctttttttttttttttttttcggcatAGGCTTATGTTTCGATATTGTACCTTAGAAAATTTACAAACTTCAGTATTCTATTAAGGGGGAAACCTGTGCAGCAGCTTAATATTGCAGAGGAGTTGAAACATTCGAAAGTGATAATATACAGGCCCCAGCTGGGTGTGGGATCAAATGAGGTAAGATTCATATGGAAAACGAAAAGGGAAAAAGGTATCAATTCTGAATTAGGAACAGCCAAGTAATCATCACATATGTATGACAAAATGGCGCTAAGATTGGGACCCCCAACCCCattccaaaagcaaagaaaacaataattatGGTGGTAGATATAGATTATAGACGTTGTTATTATGGATTTGTGTCCAATTAGTGTAGAGTGCTTTATTTGTCGTGTGATGTGTCTCTTGTCATAGTTGCTTTAGTAAGACTGGATGTTCACTTCTCCAATTtacttgaaaaacaaaaatatcttatAGATGCTATCAGTGGGGACTATTTGTCTATAGGAAACAAAATATGCTATGATagtaagaaaaagagaagtgaCAGTTCATACTCTTATCTTATTGTGAGTTTGTTGCACTTTTAATCTTTGATACTCCTCTCCTGCAATTTTTTATGTCcaaattttcaacttttcttgTCCTATAATGTCTGTACTGCTCCAAagatcaaaacataattttttattttatttttatttccccATTATTCCCTTTATTCATACCTTCATACTTACATCCTCATTTTTTAAGAGGATATTTGGaaagttttattgaaaatttagAGATGGTCATTGATTAATCGTTTTTACTTGAAATGTGTTCATTCGACAACTTGGACATATATTATGGGACGGAGGGAGAAGATTTTATGTTTGTCACTGAGTCAAATTTTGACCACTTTAAAGATGCTATTGATTTGTGGAAGTAGGTTCATGGAAGCTTATGCCGTGGGAAACAATTTTGTTGAAGTTGAAAAGTGTGATTGGTCTTTTTGGTTTAGGTTACAGTGGAGACAACCATTGGATATATAAAGGAGGCTCCTTCCATCACCGTTTCTGGATTCAACGTGTACCATAAAAATCGCCTCATCAGGGTAAGTTTTGGTGATGCTGAAGTAACATTCATTTAATTTGACAAATTGCTTGTGTTTCTGTTGTTTTTACTGCAAATTAGTATTGCTAACGTGATAtctttatctatatatatatatatatatatatatatatatatatatatatatatatatatatatatatatatatatatatatatatatatattcatttatcTCTATGTACTTGTGTGTGTATTTGAGGTTTTAACTTTAAAATTGGTTTAATCCCCAGTGTTTTGTGGGACACACTATGTCAAACTTTGACTTTATTCAATTGGGAAGTCGAATATATTCATGGAGTTCTAGGAATTTTATGCCGCTTACACGATAAAGGAGATTGTGCTTTGTGTAATAGTGGATCGTTGACATACAAATTAATGTTACTCATGTGGTTAGTCTGTGCATATTTTTGCAGCCCTACTGGAAAGTCACCCCTGATGGTTCTGCAAGAGGGAATGGTGTTGTTGGTATTCTCCtttttctcttgatttcttGTGTCAAACACTTCCATCAAATTTCCAATTCCTTATTGCTTTTGCTTCTGTTGTTGTAGGGGTTCTTGAAGCCAATTTTATAGAACCAGCACATGACAAGCAGGATTTTGAGAGATCATCACTGTTTATCCGGCTAGAAACTAAGCTGAAACAAATATTGATGGATTACTGGTTTGTCATGTCCTTATTACAAATTCTTCTAAACATTGGTGTGGAAAAAgcaatatttgttttcttttggcatGCGAGGTTGGAGAGTTGGTTTGGGCATCTCTTGGTGATGAAATCTTCCATTTGAACtaacctcccccccccccctgttTTAAGGATCTTATTTTATGCTATACTCTACTAGCAATTGTGGGTTTCTTAGTAGGGACTGTTCTGTGCAATTACTGGCCATGACAATTCAGTGGAGTTGACTCTCATGGATGTTGGAATGTCTCTTTTACTGTTCAATATTACTTGTGGATTCAAACACAAGATTCTGTGAGTCGAAATATGTGTCTCACTTTTGGCTTGGATCTGTATAGATAAAACTCACAGGTAGTATCTACATAGGCACTTGTTGTGACTATTCTATTATTTTCACATGGGTTCTTGAAGCCTAGGAGTGAGATATTTAAGATAAATTAAACTCTCATTCTTTAAATGGTGgaacatataatataaattcatTACAACATCAGGGGCTATGCTCTTGTGAACGGTCCAGTTAGTTAGAATACCATCTTTTATAGTGATGAATTTTGACACTGTTTTGATTTGGTAAAATTTGTTTGGCCAACACAGGAAAAGCCACTGTCACTTAATGGGATGTCAACCTCCAAACTCCAGAGTACATCTACCTCCTGCACAGAAGGAACCCCCTGTTCAACCTGTTGGACTTCCAGCTAAGATAAGGCAGGATTCGAGTAATGGTTACCCTGTAAGTGGCTGCAAAACTGATTTCCTAAAAGATTTGCCTGCTGTTCTGTCTATTTTTGGACTCCCAGCTATAAGGAGTGGAGGGCGAGGGCATGTGTTTAATTCTATGTGGGTGTGTGTCTTGTATATTTacctataaataaaataataaaaaaaaatctggtaCACAGAATTGGGTGCCAATGTGTTCGAGGTGTAGCATTTGTTTAGTTCCCAACATTGAGTTCTGGCGGACAGATGAAATTAACTCATATCGAATATACATGAAGCAGATTGTACAAAAACAAGGGAATTTTATGGTGCAAAAGGGATAATTACCATCTGTTTGGCACGGTTTCTAGGAACATATCTGGTTCTGTGTACTTGACCCATTTTGTGTGGGCACGACATGGGCTCTCAAACTATTCTAAATTGCCGTATAAACTATCATGGTTATATATCCTCCTATGGCTTGCCCAAACATCAGTGATGGTTCCACATATCTGATACTGTAGTGGGCCCATTTTTCTGTAGACATGACTTGGACTCACACTGTTCTATGTTGCTCAGTTAACTGTCATAGTTAAATATCCTGCCATGGGATATCCAAGTGAAACTTTGTGATGGTTCTACTGGTGCCTAGATGCATGCTTTTGACAGTCACTCTTTGTATAAGTTGCAAAAGATGGTCTACACGTGGTATGTGCTGTAATGCGCAGTGGAAGCTACTAGAAAAGGAAACCAAATGGTTGACCCCCTTATTCATCCTAAAAGTGTACCGATCAAACAGATCCAGTATTATCACATACTTGGCATGAAATcatgcattttcatttttcacaccTGTTTATATGACATGACTTTTTGTactcatttcttttctcttcgtTAATCTCATTTtggtttcttgtttttatttcttgaatCTGATCTGTGTGTGCGTGTGGTTGGGGGTATACCGTATACTAACCTTCAAATTCTGAGCATGTCTTCTAAATTTGCTAGGTCTTTACCTATACATTCATGTTATATATGATTATACTCCTTACGTCGATAGAATATACGTGCTTATAAATTTTATGCGGATGGGTGGGCAACCATGCCCCTCTGTTTCTGTGTCTGATATCATTATTCCTGTTGCCTACTTTATAGGAGgtacaaaaattataattgaTTGTGATTCCTTGTTGAGTGCTACTTATTGCAGGGGTCCCGTGAACAAGTAACTTCTATAGATGGTTTGGGATCCACATCAGTTGAAAAGATATGTGAAGAGAACATACAGCTTTTTATGAGGTAATTATTTTAGATTCAGTGTGTCATTCCATATCTGAACATCTAAAGGTTTCAGAGGATCAGTAACATACTATCGTCTATGCTGTATGGTTTTTAGTGTTTCTAATTTTtgtgtcaaaaataaaattggaagaagaaaaagagagggaaacagaaagggaaaaggaaaagaaggctTTTAGCATATTTCAAATGGACAATAAGGCTTTCATTGTACACTGTATTGTTTTTGGATTTTCcgatcttttctattttttttgaaaaataaaatagctcCTAGTAGTTTATCTAT
Above is a genomic segment from Alnus glutinosa chromosome 12, dhAlnGlut1.1, whole genome shotgun sequence containing:
- the LOC133852019 gene encoding protein MICRORCHIDIA 2-like isoform X1 encodes the protein MPLKIEKALVNTVEVIDSDDDEGGVGLATTTTSDALGNIETASHDGIQAQQTLAESQSFWKAGAYDACPTWRPPADGALLEHARVHPKFLHSNATSHRWAFGAIAELLDNAVDEIHNGATFVKVDKIDIMKDNSPALLFQDDGGGMDPERIRKCMSLGYSSKKSNTTIGQYGNGFKTSTMRLGADVIVFSRATSASRSTQSVGLLSYTFLRKTGQDDVIVPMIDFDISDHWAEPIIYSSQDDWSADLKIILEWSPFPSKEELMLQFEDIGLHGTKILIYNLWLNDEGIYELSFDDDDEDIRLRDEANHGSLTKLSKKVVELQSHISYRIRYSLRAYVSILYLRKFTNFSILLRGKPVQQLNIAEELKHSKVIIYRPQLGVGSNEVTVETTIGYIKEAPSITVSGFNVYHKNRLIRPYWKVTPDGSARGNGVVGVLEANFIEPAHDKQDFERSSLFIRLETKLKQILMDYWKSHCHLMGCQPPNSRVHLPPAQKEPPVQPVGLPAKIRQDSSNGYPCYLLQGSREQVTSIDGLGSTSVEKICEENIQLFMRCEEHVQKENELKQTIEGLEKELKEAKRKSAQLSSYLETRKKQKIMEQNTGKV
- the LOC133852019 gene encoding protein MICRORCHIDIA 2-like isoform X2 codes for the protein MPLKIEKALVNTVEVIDSDDDEGGVGLATTTTSDALGNIETASHDGIQAQQTLAESQSFWKAGAYDACPTWRPPADGALLEHARVHPKFLHSNATSHRWAFGAIAELLDNAVDEIHNGATFVKVDKIDIMKDNSPALLFQDDGGGMDPERIRKCMSLGYSSKKSNTTIGQYGNGFKTSTMRLGADVIVFSRATSASRSTQSVGLLSYTFLRKTGQDDVIVPMIDFDISDHWAEPIIYSSQDDWSADLKIILEWSPFPSKEELMLQFEDIGLHGTKILIYNLWLNDEGIYELSFDDDDEDIRLRDEANHGSLTKLSKKVVELQSHISYRIRYSLRAYVSILYLRKFTNFSILLRGKPVQQLNIAEELKHSKVIIYRPQLGVGSNEVTVETTIGYIKEAPSITVSGFNVYHKNRLIRPYWKVTPDGSARGNGVVGVLEANFIEPAHDKQDFERSSLFIRLETKLKQILMDYWKSHCHLMGCQPPNSRVHLPPAQKEPPVQPVGLPAKIRQDSSNGYPGSREQVTSIDGLGSTSVEKICEENIQLFMRCEEHVQKENELKQTIEGLEKELKEAKRKSAQLSSYLETRKKQKIMEQNTGKV